The DNA sequence GCCGGCCACGTGTTCCTGGAACTGCACCTTTTACCAACAATAAGTTACGTTCGGGGTCGACACGAACCACTTCTAAGTTTCTCACAGTTACCCGGTCATGACCCATGCGTCCAGGCAATTTCCGCCCCGGGAAAACACGGCTACCGGAACGGGGCGCGGCTAAAGTACCCGGGGAACGGTGGAATTTAGATCCGTGCGCCATAGGACCGCGGCGTGCACCCCAACGTTTAATAGCACCGGCAAAACCTTTGCCTTTCGACATTCCGGTTACATGCACTCGCTCTCCTGGAGCAAAGATATCAACTTTAATCTCCTGCCCCACAGCGAAGGAATCGGAATCGGAAAACTTAAATTCGCGCAAGTGTCTGGCCGGTTGCACCCGCTTCTTATCAAAGTGACCCCGAAGCGGCTTTGTTATTCTGGTCGCTATCACAGGCTCGAAGCCTAGCTGCAGGGCAGCGTAACCATCGGTGGCCTCAGTTTTTTTCTGCACCACTGTGCAAGGGCCAGCCTGGATAACAGTCACCGGTACAACTGTGCCGTCTTCCAGGGGCACTTGCATCATGCCCAGCTTCTTGCCCAATATGCCTTTCATGCTCGTTTGCTCCTCCCTTCCCTACTTCTGCTTGATCTCAATATCAATGCCGGCGGGAAGGTCCAGGCGCATGAGGGCGTCTATAGTCTTCGGGGTGGGCTCTAAGATATCGATGAGACGCTTGTGCACCCGCATTTCAAATTGCTCCCGCGCATCTTTATACTTGTGCGGCGCCCG is a window from the Bacillota bacterium genome containing:
- the rplC gene encoding 50S ribosomal protein L3, which produces MKGILGKKLGMMQVPLEDGTVVPVTVIQAGPCTVVQKKTEATDGYAALQLGFEPVIATRITKPLRGHFDKKRVQPARHLREFKFSDSDSFAVGQEIKVDIFAPGERVHVTGMSKGKGFAGAIKRWGARRGPMAHGSKFHRSPGTLAAPRSGSRVFPGRKLPGRMGHDRVTVRNLEVVRVDPERNLLLVKGAVPGTRGRLVMVRSAGR
- the rpsJ gene encoding 30S ribosomal protein S10, whose amino-acid sequence is MAQQKIRIRLKAYDHKVVDQSSQKIVETAKRTGALVSGPIPLPTDKSIYTILRAPHKYKDAREQFEMRVHKRLIDILEPTPKTIDALMRLDLPAGIDIEIKQK